From Verrucomicrobiales bacterium, a single genomic window includes:
- a CDS encoding response regulator, which produces MNAGQPPSDSSTPKLDPILLVDDDPRFRDCLASALRQRGIEVESVADSAAAVEQLERGNFVSAVVDLRLPESGGLELIPRLLQIQPQLRIVMLTGYASVATAMKAVRLGAHDYLTKPADTDQILHALAADPSAAGAPSTEERLPQVPSLEWVEWQHMHRVLAECHGNISQAARLLRIDRRSLQRKLAKYAPNR; this is translated from the coding sequence ATGAATGCTGGCCAGCCGCCATCGGACAGTTCCACCCCCAAACTCGATCCTATCCTGCTCGTGGACGATGATCCGCGGTTCCGGGATTGCCTGGCGAGTGCGCTCCGACAGCGCGGAATTGAGGTCGAATCCGTGGCCGACTCGGCCGCCGCCGTGGAACAACTCGAACGTGGCAACTTCGTTTCGGCGGTCGTCGACCTTCGCCTCCCCGAGTCCGGCGGCCTGGAACTCATCCCGCGCCTTCTGCAGATCCAGCCCCAGCTCCGGATTGTCATGCTCACCGGCTATGCGAGCGTGGCCACGGCCATGAAAGCCGTCCGGCTCGGCGCTCACGACTACCTGACCAAGCCAGCCGATACGGATCAAATCCTGCATGCGCTCGCGGCCGACCCCTCGGCCGCCGGCGCTCCCTCAACGGAGGAACGGCTCCCCCAAGTTCCTTCCTTGGAATGGGTCGAGTGGCAACACATGCACCGTGTCCTGGCCGAGTGCCACGGAAACATTTCCCAAGCCGCCCGACTCCTACGCATCGACCGTCGCAGCCTCCAGCGCAAATTGGCCAAATATGCACCGAATCGGTGA
- a CDS encoding class I SAM-dependent methyltransferase → MQPVNRLEYLKAGEDRDFDQIFPQSLRELSILHWTPVKIARRAAEFLVTAPGTRVLDIGCGPGKFCIVGAVTTAGSFEGIEQRLDLCRVGQAAIQRAGIKNAQIVHGNVTSLDFQAFQAFYLFNPFEEHLQTTSPIDSTIELSESLYEGYTHHVAEQLARAPVGTRVATFYGKCEEIPPGYHQLGATGHSALKFWEKRDGP, encoded by the coding sequence ATGCAGCCTGTAAATCGATTAGAATACCTTAAGGCTGGTGAAGATCGTGATTTCGATCAGATCTTCCCTCAGTCGTTGCGGGAGTTGTCGATCCTCCACTGGACACCGGTAAAAATCGCGCGACGCGCGGCCGAATTCTTGGTCACGGCTCCCGGCACACGAGTCCTCGACATTGGATGTGGTCCGGGGAAGTTCTGCATCGTAGGTGCCGTCACGACCGCGGGAAGCTTCGAAGGCATCGAACAGCGTCTGGATCTCTGCCGGGTTGGACAAGCCGCGATTCAACGCGCCGGGATTAAAAACGCCCAAATTGTGCATGGGAACGTGACGAGTCTGGACTTCCAGGCATTTCAGGCGTTTTACCTCTTCAATCCTTTCGAGGAGCATCTCCAAACAACCTCGCCCATCGATAGCACCATCGAGCTGAGTGAGAGCCTCTATGAGGGCTATACCCATCATGTGGCGGAACAGTTGGCTCGCGCACCTGTAGGAACACGGGTTGCCACGTTTTATGGAAAATGCGAGGAGATCCCACCCGGCTATCATCAGCTGGGCGCAACCGGTCACTCTGCTTTGAAATTTTGGGAGAAACGTGACGGCCCGTAA
- a CDS encoding cytochrome c, which produces MGTILALLLTLTFAAAADHKSNPAPPAALGTPLATTHIRNVFRVTTNLLSGNSPTGEAAFAELARLGVKTIVSVDGGKPEVETARQHGIRYIHLPIGYDGVPLQRVAELTKAAQTSQGPIYIHCHHGLHRGPAAVAVICEATAGWSTNQAVAWLKQAGTSMDYAGLYRSAMTFQPPTPQSLSAVTRLPEIAQASSLVDAMVAIDEEFERLKAAQKLGWSSIPRQPDLTPVHSAKLLWEHVRELLRTDDSAKRPADYRAKLQSAVSAVETLHRELASPTSASPSRDAAFQQVIKSCSTCHKAYRN; this is translated from the coding sequence ATGGGAACCATCCTCGCTCTGCTCCTGACGCTGACGTTCGCTGCGGCAGCGGATCACAAATCCAACCCAGCCCCGCCCGCAGCCCTGGGAACCCCACTCGCCACCACCCACATCCGCAACGTGTTCCGAGTCACGACGAATCTTTTGTCCGGCAACTCGCCCACGGGAGAAGCGGCCTTCGCCGAACTGGCTCGCTTGGGTGTGAAGACCATTGTCAGCGTCGATGGTGGCAAACCGGAGGTTGAAACCGCACGCCAGCATGGAATTCGCTACATCCACCTGCCGATCGGTTATGACGGAGTACCGCTGCAACGGGTCGCCGAACTCACCAAGGCAGCTCAAACCTCCCAAGGCCCCATTTACATTCATTGCCACCACGGGCTGCATCGGGGGCCGGCAGCCGTCGCAGTCATTTGCGAAGCCACGGCCGGCTGGTCGACCAATCAGGCAGTCGCCTGGCTCAAGCAGGCCGGCACTTCAATGGACTATGCGGGACTTTACCGGAGCGCGATGACCTTTCAGCCACCCACCCCTCAAAGCCTTTCTGCCGTGACTCGCCTTCCAGAGATCGCCCAAGCCTCCTCCCTAGTCGATGCCATGGTGGCCATCGATGAAGAATTCGAGAGACTTAAAGCGGCTCAGAAGTTGGGTTGGTCTAGCATCCCCCGCCAGCCGGACCTCACTCCCGTCCACTCTGCGAAGCTGCTGTGGGAGCATGTGCGCGAGTTGCTTCGGACGGATGATTCCGCCAAACGCCCCGCTGATTACCGCGCGAAACTGCAATCGGCGGTGTCGGCAGTCGAAACCCTCCACCGCGAATTAGCCAGCCCAACCTCTGCGTCTCCCTCGCGAGATGCCGCCTTTCAACAGGTGATCAAAAGCTGCAGCACTTGCCACAAAGCCTATCGGAATTAA
- a CDS encoding TonB-dependent receptor encodes MKHALFISSGLILLAGEASSQSADGTVSDSSVAGARAANLSTNTLSSLDQVVVTATRREQRLLELPFSSQSLRGAAVRRESMAASVPDAMVQVPGAMIQQTARGQGSPYLRGFTGFRTVALVDGIRLNNSTFRDGPNQYWSTIDALAVDRLEVIRGPGSVMYGSDSIGGTVNALMRSPTYQAMPGAQWGGATYYRFGSAERAQVARGEFSGSEFDRWGFNLGVSGKSFGDVQGGEEVGRQPHTGYDQWDADAKAQYFFSPNTKLTLAYQRTEQDDVQRTHRTIYGLTWEGLTRGTDRQHLFDQQRQLSYARLAHATERGDEFTATLSWQIQDERQFVERSNRTTQRTTVDVDTLALSLQGLSPSQIGAWTYGLEHYHDFVSSSQRTYAANGVLTSTAIQGPVADDAAYDLLGVYVQDEVPILERLSLTVGGRFTWARSDAGRVRDPITALATSFSDDWANAVGSGRLLWHPDTEERWGLYTGASQGFRAPNLSDMTRFDIARSGELETAAFDLQPEKFLTLEWGAKTAQAWWEAEAAYYHTFIDDLIVRTPTGAVIGGANEVTKRNASTGWIHGVEASGRLRFGSGVSLFGQASWQEGEADAFPTSAAASVRAPLSRLNPVSGLAGLRWDSPTKSFFSEVFGQAAAKQDQLSPDDARDTQRIPPGGTPGWATLNFRVGYAWREQFFLTAALENALNEDYRLHGSGYNQPGRNFKVGTEWRF; translated from the coding sequence ATGAAACACGCTCTCTTCATTTCCTCAGGACTGATCCTGCTGGCAGGCGAGGCCTCGAGCCAGAGCGCGGATGGAACTGTTTCCGACTCTTCCGTCGCTGGCGCTCGTGCAGCAAATTTATCAACCAACACCCTCTCTAGCTTGGATCAAGTGGTTGTCACCGCGACGCGACGCGAGCAACGCCTGCTGGAGCTGCCGTTCAGCAGCCAGTCTCTTCGCGGGGCCGCCGTTCGCCGCGAATCGATGGCCGCGAGCGTTCCCGACGCCATGGTCCAGGTACCTGGAGCCATGATTCAGCAAACGGCGCGCGGGCAGGGGTCGCCCTATTTGCGAGGCTTTACTGGATTTCGCACCGTGGCACTGGTGGATGGGATCCGGTTGAACAATTCCACCTTTCGGGATGGCCCGAACCAGTATTGGAGCACCATCGATGCGCTGGCTGTCGATCGGCTCGAGGTGATTCGGGGGCCGGGGTCAGTCATGTACGGCAGCGACTCCATCGGAGGGACGGTCAACGCGCTGATGCGTTCCCCGACTTACCAAGCGATGCCCGGGGCACAGTGGGGAGGAGCGACCTATTATCGATTCGGCTCAGCGGAGCGAGCGCAGGTTGCCCGAGGCGAATTCAGCGGCTCCGAGTTCGATCGGTGGGGGTTCAATCTGGGAGTCAGCGGCAAGTCGTTTGGCGACGTTCAGGGCGGGGAGGAAGTTGGGCGGCAGCCGCACACGGGTTACGACCAATGGGATGCCGATGCCAAGGCGCAGTACTTCTTCAGCCCGAACACCAAGCTGACCCTAGCGTATCAGCGCACCGAACAGGATGACGTGCAGCGAACCCACCGCACCATCTACGGGTTGACCTGGGAGGGGCTGACCCGAGGAACCGATCGGCAGCATCTCTTCGATCAACAGCGCCAGCTCAGCTACGCTCGGCTGGCCCATGCCACCGAGCGTGGGGATGAGTTCACCGCGACCCTTTCCTGGCAGATTCAGGATGAGCGACAGTTTGTCGAGCGAAGCAATCGTACGACGCAACGGACGACAGTGGATGTGGACACCCTGGCGTTGTCACTTCAGGGGCTGAGCCCATCTCAAATAGGAGCGTGGACCTACGGGCTAGAGCATTACCACGATTTCGTGTCCTCCTCTCAACGAACCTACGCCGCCAACGGTGTCTTGACCTCCACCGCCATTCAGGGTCCGGTTGCTGACGACGCCGCTTATGATCTTCTCGGAGTCTATGTTCAGGACGAAGTTCCGATCCTCGAACGGTTAAGCCTCACGGTGGGCGGACGTTTCACTTGGGCGCGGTCCGATGCGGGACGGGTTCGTGATCCGATCACGGCTTTGGCCACTTCGTTCAGCGATGACTGGGCGAATGCGGTGGGTAGCGGACGTTTGCTTTGGCATCCGGACACGGAAGAGCGTTGGGGGCTGTACACCGGGGCTTCTCAGGGATTTCGAGCGCCGAATCTGAGTGACATGACGCGATTCGATATTGCCCGCAGCGGCGAGTTGGAGACGGCGGCTTTCGACCTTCAGCCCGAAAAGTTTTTGACTTTGGAATGGGGCGCCAAAACCGCCCAAGCCTGGTGGGAGGCGGAGGCAGCCTACTATCATACGTTCATCGACGACCTGATCGTGCGGACTCCCACCGGGGCGGTTATTGGGGGTGCGAATGAGGTCACGAAGCGCAACGCCAGCACAGGCTGGATTCATGGAGTCGAAGCCTCCGGTCGTCTGAGGTTCGGTTCAGGAGTCAGCTTGTTTGGCCAAGCCAGCTGGCAGGAGGGAGAAGCGGATGCGTTTCCCACCTCGGCTGCGGCGAGCGTGCGTGCGCCATTGAGCCGGCTGAATCCCGTCAGCGGGTTGGCTGGGCTGCGTTGGGACTCTCCGACAAAATCGTTTTTCAGCGAGGTCTTCGGCCAGGCGGCCGCGAAACAGGATCAGCTATCGCCCGACGATGCCCGCGACACGCAGCGAATTCCCCCTGGAGGGACGCCGGGATGGGCTACTCTCAATTTCCGCGTAGGATATGCCTGGCGTGAGCAGTTCTTCCTAACGGCTGCATTGGAAAATGCCCTTAACGAGGACTACCGGTTGCATGGCAGCGGGTACAATCAGCCGGGACGCAATTTCAAGGTGGGGACGGAATGGCGGTTTTGA
- a CDS encoding type II secretion system protein, with amino-acid sequence MSGHPGLSRQCPPRRASAKSVGGFTLVELLVVIAITGVLASLLLPTISRARMAGLRAACVSNLRQVGVAVQMYAHDHEGLIPYGPVAPPFTSPASFYPSTGTPTSLLSLRDGKPVGLGLLLSSYLSSTPRILFCPGADQPLDADGELAKVGARQAQGSYYYRHAGVVQLFYTPPGRPEHIQLDALGKNRNGDPIQALAIDTMFLSPPGLESFNVQTRTHHQQRFANILFADGHVGIGPNADGRFTVDLREGDLRAAFSKILEVLERADVQR; translated from the coding sequence ATGAGCGGCCACCCTGGATTGTCACGACAGTGTCCCCCTCGCCGCGCTTCGGCCAAATCTGTTGGCGGCTTCACCTTGGTCGAGTTGCTGGTGGTCATCGCGATCACTGGAGTCCTGGCCTCCCTGCTCCTGCCAACGATCTCCCGAGCACGGATGGCTGGATTGAGGGCGGCGTGTGTTTCGAACCTGCGGCAGGTTGGGGTGGCGGTGCAGATGTATGCTCACGACCATGAAGGGCTGATCCCGTATGGTCCGGTGGCGCCGCCCTTCACGAGTCCCGCGAGCTTCTATCCGTCCACTGGAACTCCGACCAGCCTGCTTTCCTTGCGCGACGGCAAGCCTGTTGGTTTGGGTCTTCTGCTTTCGTCTTATCTGTCGAGCACACCGCGAATCCTTTTCTGTCCGGGGGCTGATCAGCCGTTGGACGCAGATGGGGAGCTGGCCAAAGTGGGGGCTCGGCAGGCGCAGGGAAGCTACTACTATCGGCATGCTGGCGTCGTCCAGCTCTTCTATACCCCACCCGGGCGGCCGGAGCACATTCAACTCGATGCATTGGGGAAGAATCGCAATGGAGATCCCATTCAGGCCCTGGCAATCGACACCATGTTTTTGTCACCACCGGGGCTCGAGTCGTTCAATGTCCAGACCCGCACCCATCACCAACAGCGCTTTGCGAACATTCTGTTTGCGGATGGGCACGTCGGCATCGGGCCGAACGCCGATGGTCGATTCACGGTGGACCTGCGGGAGGGTGATCTGCGCGCCGCATTCAGCAAGATCCTTGAGGTGCTGGAGCGAGCAGATGTGCAGCGCTAG
- a CDS encoding TonB-dependent receptor, translated as MTPKRPVRKFDFEPSRNRPWRRLFEAGQVAIACSLCSTARSQEPVGSNSTNLPPTRLPDVVVEGRGDSLLGLADSATQGTVGAAQLELRPILRSGEILETVPGVIITQHAGGGKANQYFLRGFNLDHGTDFATSIDDMPINLPTHGHGQGYTDMNFIIPELVQRVNYQKGVYYAENGDFASAGAAHLDSFRVLPQSVAILEAGTFGFARGVFASSPKLGDGHLLYGLEAYHHDGPWRNPDDYQKFNGVLTYSQGDESRGYSITARGYHGRWDSSDQVAASAVASGIVPFFGSLDDTTGGDSQRYSLQAEWHRSDDQSATKVMAYGFYYDLDLLSNFTYFLTDTNRGDQFEQQDKRFASGLQAKHTLYNEWWGKEVENSFGLQVRSDSIRNGLYQTEAGRRVDKIDAASGDVLPATTRQDDILQNSVGLYYENKLQWGERFRTVTGVRGDIYHFDVTSVRRQNSGDRLDAIGSPKVSLIFGPWAKTEVYAQGGLGFHSNDGRGVTTRVDPVTGLPVDADGNAIRRADPLVQTYGAEVGVRTLAIDRLQSTVSLWWLDADSELLFVGDAGATEATRPSRRYGVEWANYYRLTRHLTLDADLSFSHAEFRDGAVEGDHIPGSIESVVAAGISYHADSGLFGSLRLRYFGPRPLIEDDSIRSGATVLLNAQVGYRFNKTWTFTAEILNVLDRRDHDVDYAYESRVRPGDPDPAGPTVHFHPVEPIQARFALTARF; from the coding sequence ATGACACCCAAGCGACCTGTTAGAAAATTTGACTTCGAACCATCTCGTAACCGTCCCTGGCGAAGGCTTTTTGAGGCGGGCCAGGTGGCCATCGCCTGTTCCCTCTGCTCCACGGCTCGGTCCCAGGAGCCGGTCGGCTCCAACTCCACCAATCTGCCTCCCACTAGGCTGCCCGACGTCGTGGTGGAAGGACGTGGCGACAGCCTGCTCGGGCTGGCCGATTCTGCCACTCAAGGCACCGTAGGCGCCGCTCAGCTCGAACTGCGCCCGATCCTTCGTTCGGGTGAAATATTGGAGACCGTGCCGGGAGTGATCATCACCCAGCACGCCGGAGGAGGTAAGGCCAATCAATACTTCTTGCGCGGCTTCAACCTCGACCACGGCACGGATTTCGCCACCTCGATCGATGACATGCCCATCAATCTCCCCACCCATGGACATGGCCAGGGCTATACGGACATGAACTTCATCATCCCTGAGCTGGTCCAGCGCGTGAACTACCAGAAAGGGGTCTACTATGCTGAGAATGGAGATTTCGCCTCTGCTGGGGCCGCCCACCTCGATTCGTTCCGGGTGTTGCCGCAGAGCGTCGCCATTCTGGAGGCCGGCACGTTTGGCTTTGCCCGTGGCGTGTTCGCATCGTCACCCAAACTGGGGGATGGACACTTGCTCTACGGGTTGGAGGCCTATCACCATGATGGGCCTTGGAGAAACCCGGACGACTATCAGAAGTTCAACGGCGTGTTGACCTACAGTCAGGGCGACGAGAGCCGTGGATATAGCATCACTGCGCGGGGTTATCACGGCCGATGGGACTCCAGCGATCAGGTCGCCGCGAGCGCCGTTGCCTCTGGAATCGTTCCGTTCTTCGGATCCCTCGATGATACGACGGGCGGCGATTCTCAGCGCTACAGCTTGCAGGCGGAGTGGCATCGCAGCGATGACCAATCCGCGACCAAGGTGATGGCCTATGGTTTCTACTACGACTTGGACCTCCTCTCGAACTTCACTTACTTTCTGACCGACACAAATCGGGGCGACCAGTTCGAGCAGCAGGACAAACGGTTCGCTTCCGGGCTTCAAGCCAAGCATACACTTTACAACGAATGGTGGGGCAAGGAGGTGGAGAATTCCTTCGGACTTCAGGTCCGCAGCGATAGCATCCGCAACGGACTCTACCAGACGGAGGCGGGACGGCGGGTCGATAAGATCGATGCGGCCAGCGGTGATGTCTTACCCGCGACGACCCGACAGGACGACATTCTTCAGAACAGCGTCGGTCTGTATTACGAGAACAAGCTTCAATGGGGAGAACGATTTCGAACGGTGACCGGCGTTCGAGGGGATATCTACCATTTCGACGTTACGAGCGTCCGACGGCAGAATTCTGGCGATCGGTTAGATGCCATTGGGAGCCCGAAGGTCAGCTTAATCTTTGGTCCCTGGGCGAAAACTGAGGTTTATGCGCAAGGCGGGTTGGGATTCCACAGCAACGACGGCCGCGGCGTCACCACTCGGGTGGATCCGGTGACCGGCTTGCCGGTGGATGCCGATGGCAATGCGATTCGGCGTGCCGATCCGCTGGTGCAGACCTATGGAGCGGAGGTGGGGGTGCGGACCCTCGCCATTGACCGGTTGCAAAGCACGGTGTCTCTCTGGTGGCTGGATGCCGACTCCGAGCTGCTGTTCGTGGGGGATGCCGGAGCCACCGAGGCCACGCGTCCCAGCCGTCGGTATGGGGTGGAATGGGCGAACTACTATCGGCTCACGCGGCATTTGACTCTCGATGCGGACCTCTCGTTTTCGCATGCTGAGTTTCGGGACGGCGCGGTGGAGGGGGACCACATCCCTGGCTCCATTGAAAGCGTGGTGGCGGCGGGGATTTCGTATCACGCGGACTCTGGGCTCTTTGGAAGTCTGAGGCTCAGATACTTCGGTCCGCGTCCCCTCATTGAGGACGACAGCATTCGGTCGGGGGCGACCGTATTGCTGAACGCTCAGGTGGGATATCGGTTCAACAAGACCTGGACCTTCACGGCGGAGATCTTGAACGTCTTGGATCGACGCGATCACGATGTCGACTACGCCTATGAATCCCGCGTTCGTCCCGGGGACCCTGACCCGGCAGGCCCGACGGTGCATTTTCATCCGGTGGAGCCCATCCAAGCACGATTCGCGTTGACGGCTCGGTTTTGA
- a CDS encoding PEP-CTERM sorting domain-containing protein (PEP-CTERM proteins occur, often in large numbers, in the proteomes of bacteria that also encode an exosortase, a predicted intramembrane cysteine proteinase. The presence of a PEP-CTERM domain at a protein's C-terminus predicts cleavage within the sorting domain, followed by covalent anchoring to some some component of the (usually Gram-negative) cell surface. Many PEP-CTERM proteins exhibit an unusual sequence composition that includes large numbers of potential glycosylation sites. Expression of one such protein has been shown restore the ability of a bacterium to form floc, a type of biofilm.) — protein sequence MSMTYFTTLRNQFVDSFGLTLARASFVTSLAVGSSVSGQSIAVPNASFESPTTPPGFPAFPQVDQWQKTPEVPGIPLPGGITWDQLSGVFPNTPAGSGNHIDNLDGAQAAYILAIPGVGLYQSLSTSFEAGKSYSLSVGILGGGGIAEGSTFELGLFYTDAGNSLAPVAATSITYTPAAFPNATHLLDYQVTLPAVQATDAWAGKNIGIRLLSTFGTGAGYWDLDQVRLTVVPEPTSIALVALGFGGMLMAVRRSRSVL from the coding sequence ATGAGTATGACTTACTTCACCACCCTTCGAAATCAGTTTGTGGACTCCTTCGGCTTGACCCTCGCTCGAGCTAGCTTCGTGACGAGTCTGGCAGTCGGCAGTTCGGTTTCGGGCCAATCGATTGCGGTCCCGAATGCCTCGTTTGAGTCTCCGACGACTCCGCCGGGCTTCCCGGCGTTTCCTCAAGTGGACCAGTGGCAAAAGACGCCCGAGGTGCCGGGGATCCCGCTGCCAGGAGGCATCACCTGGGACCAATTGTCCGGAGTCTTCCCGAATACCCCGGCGGGCTCAGGGAATCACATCGACAATCTCGATGGGGCTCAGGCCGCCTATATCCTGGCTATACCTGGCGTAGGTCTGTACCAGAGTTTGTCGACCTCCTTTGAGGCGGGAAAATCCTATTCGCTGTCGGTTGGGATTCTGGGTGGAGGTGGCATCGCTGAGGGAAGCACTTTTGAACTTGGCCTGTTTTACACGGATGCTGGGAACAGCCTCGCTCCCGTGGCTGCGACCTCGATCACCTATACGCCCGCAGCTTTTCCGAATGCGACCCATCTGCTGGACTACCAAGTCACCTTACCTGCGGTTCAGGCGACCGATGCCTGGGCTGGCAAGAATATCGGCATCCGGCTCCTTTCGACGTTTGGCACCGGGGCGGGGTATTGGGATCTGGACCAAGTTCGGCTGACAGTGGTCCCTGAGCCCACATCGATCGCCTTGGTGGCCTTGGGCTTCGGAGGGATGCTGATGGCGGTCCGGCGCTCGCGCTCGGTGCTCTGA